A window of the Streptomyces griseochromogenes genome harbors these coding sequences:
- a CDS encoding RICIN domain-containing protein, with product MVNKHIPFRTFQLIVHSASGQHMTPQGRTDAQLQVRLWRSGYLSAADTTRQWSLIPVNGNSGMVRIKNAYHERCVALPQAKAGTELVYAKTSNDDSQLWEIRVPDSAQADFVIASALDPNLVISPKEGSHDPETPLEVEEFGPWSDQFWRLREPRSAKD from the coding sequence ATGGTGAACAAGCACATTCCCTTCCGCACCTTCCAGTTGATCGTCCACTCCGCCAGCGGTCAGCACATGACGCCGCAAGGACGAACAGACGCGCAGCTACAGGTGCGGCTGTGGCGTTCCGGGTACCTTTCGGCTGCGGACACGACCCGCCAGTGGAGCCTCATTCCGGTCAACGGCAACAGCGGCATGGTGCGCATCAAGAACGCCTATCATGAGCGATGCGTGGCCCTGCCACAAGCCAAGGCGGGCACCGAGCTGGTGTACGCCAAGACCAGCAACGACGACTCTCAGTTGTGGGAGATCCGCGTTCCCGACTCAGCGCAGGCCGACTTCGTTATCGCCTCCGCGCTCGATCCCAATCTGGTTATTTCTCCGAAGGAGGGGAGCCACGATCCGGAGACCCCCCTGGAGGTAGAGGAGTTCGGCCCCTGGTCCGACCAGTTCTGGCGCTTGCGCGAGCCTCGCTCAGCTAAGGACTGA
- a CDS encoding DUF4192 family protein, with the protein MPDSTGGLAGADPVRERSVAYVTDTLRCPGCELIEQGRDHVPTERSGYGVKIQTAARIILGLQGPHTRDAALSTAEGGDLPCERQLWGHLARRCVPPHTGKAPPLLTLLGWVAWRQGDTATASHAFAEALDIYPGYTLAKLMLDGIRNGCDLAQLLATFRETV; encoded by the coding sequence ATGCCTGATAGCACGGGCGGACTCGCCGGAGCTGATCCTGTCCGAGAGAGGTCGGTCGCCTACGTCACCGACACCCTGCGCTGTCCGGGCTGCGAGCTGATCGAGCAGGGACGCGACCACGTCCCCACCGAACGCTCCGGCTACGGCGTGAAGATCCAGACCGCCGCCCGCATCATCCTCGGCCTGCAAGGCCCGCACACAAGGGACGCCGCGCTGTCCACCGCGGAGGGGGGCGATCTGCCCTGCGAGCGGCAACTGTGGGGCCACCTCGCCCGGCGCTGCGTACCGCCCCACACCGGGAAAGCGCCGCCGCTCCTGACCCTCCTCGGCTGGGTCGCCTGGCGACAGGGCGACACCGCTACGGCCAGCCACGCCTTCGCTGAAGCCCTCGACATCTACCCCGGCTACACGTTGGCCAAGCTCATGCTCGACGGCATCCGCAACGGGTGCGACCTGGCCCAGCTCCTGGCGACGTTCCGGGAGACGGTATGA
- a CDS encoding IS5 family transposase (programmed frameshift), with protein MGKRQSRPWIVSDELWSLIEPLLPEPGPKLVEGRPRIPDRQALCGILFVLHTGIQWEYLPQELGFGSGMTCWRRLAAWNEAGVWDALHLVLLKKLRAAKKLDWSRAVIDSPRAGRSAGPKSGPSPVDRARPGSKHHVLTDAQGIPLAVSLTGGNRNDVTQLLPLLDKVPAVVGAVGRPRRRPDALLADRGYDHDKYRRLVWRRGIRPVIAERGEPHGSGLGVFRWVVERTIAWLHGFRRLRIRWERRDDIHEAFLGLATCLITHRHVRRLC; from the exons GTGGGGAAACGTCAGTCGCGACCTTGGATCGTGTCGGATGAACTGTGGTCGCTGATCGAGCCATTGCTGCCTGAACCGGGTCCGAAGCTGGTGGAGGGGCGGCCCCGGATCCCGGACCGGCAGGCGTTGTGCGGGATCCTGTTCGTGCTGCATACCGGCATTCAGTGGGAGTACCTGCCCCAGGAACTGGGCTTCGGCTCGGGGATGACGTGCTGGCGGCGCCTGGCCGCGTGGAACGAAGCCGGTGTCTGGGACGCGCTCCACTTGGTGCTGCTGAAGAAGCTGCGGGCCGCGAAGAAGCTGGACTGGTCGCGGGCGGTGATCGACTCC CCACGTGCGGGCCGCTCGGCGGGGCCCAAAAGCGGCCCCAGCCCGGTCGATCGCGCACGGCCAGGCAGCAAACACCACGTCCTCACCGACGCCCAGGGCATCCCGCTCGCGGTGTCGCTGACCGGCGGAAACCGCAACGACGTCACCCAGCTCCTGCCCCTGCTCGACAAGGTCCCCGCCGTTGTCGGCGCCGTCGGCCGGCCCAGACGCCGACCGGATGCGCTCCTCGCGGACCGCGGCTACGACCACGACAAGTACCGCCGACTGGTGTGGCGGCGCGGTATCCGCCCGGTCATTGCCGAACGAGGCGAGCCCCACGGCTCTGGCCTCGGCGTCTTCCGCTGGGTGGTCGAGCGCACGATTGCCTGGCTGCACGGATTCCGCCGCCTGCGGATCCGCTGGGAACGACGCGACGACATCCACGAAGCCTTCCTCGGCCTCGCCACCTGCCTCATCACCCACCGACACGTCCGACGCCTTTGTTAG